The proteins below come from a single Rhinolophus ferrumequinum isolate MPI-CBG mRhiFer1 chromosome 8, mRhiFer1_v1.p, whole genome shotgun sequence genomic window:
- the SLC4A3 gene encoding anion exchange protein 3 isoform X3 — protein sequence MPFHRHTSHHTHHPLSVRLPPPHKLRRLPPASARQTRRKRKKEKTSAAPSVGTPPIQEEAGAGMEEEEEEEEEEEEEGESEAEPVGPPSSGSPQKAKFSIGSDEDDSPSLSGRAAFTKPLPSRGSCFDKSPQHSVSSPSPRARASRVNGEKSRPWSPSASYDLRERLCPGSALGSLGGPEQQVPTDEAEAQMLGSADLDDMKSHRLEDNPGMRRHLVKKPSRTQGGRGSPGSTAPILRRKKKKKKLDRRPHEVFVELNELMLDRSQEPHWRETARWIKFEEDVEEETERWGKPHVASLSFRSLLELRRTIAHGAALLDLEQTTLPGIAHLVVETMIVSDQIRPEDRASVLRTLLLKHSHPNDDKDSGFFPRNTSSSSVNSVLGNHHPTPSHGPDGAVPTMADDLGEPAPLWPHDPDAKEKPLHVPGGDGHRGKSLKLLEKIPEDAEATVVLVGCVPFLEQPAAAFVRLSEAVLLESVLEVPVPVRFLFVMLGPRHTSTDYHELGRSIATLMSDKLFHEAAYQADDRQDLLSAISEFLDGSIVIPPSEVEGRDLLRSVAAFQRELLRKRREREQTKVDMTTRGGFVAPGKELSVDLGGSEATPEDDPLLRTGSVFGGLIRDVKRRYPYYPSDLRDALHTQCVAAVLFIYFAALSPAITFGGLLGEKTEGLMGVSELIVSTAVLGILFSLLGAQPLLVVGFSGPLLVFEEAFFKFCQAQDLEYLTGRVWVGLWLVVFVLALVAAEGSFLVRYISPFTQEIFAFLISLIFIYETFHKLYKVFMEHPLLPFYPPEGALEAGPDLNGSALSPTEGSPGPRNQPNTALLSLILMLGTFLIAFFLRKFRNSRFLGGKARRIIGDFGIPISILVMVLVDYSITDTYTQKLTVPTGLSVTSPHKRTWFIPPLGSARPFPPWMMVAASVPALLVLILIFMETQITALIVSQKARRLLKGSGFHLDLLLIGSLGGLCGLFGLPWLTAATVRSVTHVNALTVMRTAIAPGDKPQIQEVREQRVTGVLIASLVGLSIVMGSVLRRIPLAVLFGIFLYMGVTSLSGIQLSQRLLLIFMPAKHHPEQPYVTKVKTWRMHLFTCIQLGCIALLWVVKSTAASLAFPFLLLLTVPLRRCLLPRLFQDRELQALDSEDAEPNFDEDGQDEYNELHMPV from the exons ATGCCAT TTCACCGGCACACATCCCACCACACCCACCACCCGCTCTCGGTGCGCCTGCCTCCGCCCCACAAGCTGCGGCGACTGCCCCCCGCCTCTGCCCGGCAaaccaggaggaagaggaagaaggagaaaaccTCTGCTGCCCCCTCTGTGGGGACCCCTCCTATTCAGGAGGAGGCGGGAGCcgggatggaggaggaggaagaggaggaggaagaagaggaggaggaaggggaatcTGAGGCCGAGCCTGTGGGGCCCCCATCCTCAGGGTCCCCACAGAAAGCAAAG TTTTCCATTGGAAGTGACGAGGATGACAGCCCCAGCCTCTCGGGGAGGGCTGCTTTCACcaagcccctgccctccaggggctcTTGCTTTGACAAGAGCCCCCAGCACTCCGTCAG CTCTCCCAGCCCCCGGGCCCGGGCCTCCAGAGTCAATGGGGAGAAGAGCCGTCCCTGGAGCCCATCAGCCAGCTATGATCTGCGGGAGCGACTATGCCCAGGCAGTGCCCTGGGCAGCCTAGGTGGCCCAGAGCAGCAGGTGCCCACTGATGAGGCAGAGGCCCAGATGCTGGGCTCCGCAGACCTGGACGACATGAAGA GTCACCGGCTGGAGGACAACCCTGGCATGCGGCGGCACCTAGTGAAGAAGCCATCTCGGACACAGGGCGGGAGGGGCAGTCCTGGCAGCACGGCTCCCATCCTGcgcaggaagaagaagaagaaaaagctggACCGGAGGCCTCACGAG GTGTTCGTGGAGCTGAATGAGCTGATGCTGGACCGCAGCCAGGAGCCCCACTGGCGGGAGACGGCCCGTTGGATCAAGTTTGAAGAGGAtgtggaggaagagacagagcgCTGGGGGAAGCCCCACGTGGCCTCCCTGTCCTTCCGCAGCCTCCTGGAACTCAGGAGGACCATTGCCCATG GAGCTGCACTCCTGGACCTGGAGCAGACCACTCTGCCAGGCATTGCACATCTTGTGGTGGAGACCATGATTGTGTCCGACCAGATCCGGCCAGAGGACAGGGCCAGTGTCCTGCGTACCCTGCTATTGAAGCACAG cCATCCCAACGATGACAAGGACAGCGGCTTCTTTCCCCGCAACACGTCCAGCTCCAGCGTGAACTCAGTCCTGGGCAATCACCACCCCACCCCGAGCCACGGCCCTGATGGGGCGGTTCCTACCATGGCCGATGACCTGGGGGAGCCAGCCCCACTCTGGCCTCATGATCCGGATGCTAAGGAG AAGCCCCTGCACGTGCCTGGGGGAGACGGTCACCGGGGGAAAAGCCTGAAGCTGCTGGAGAAGATCCCTGAAGACGCGGAGGCTACTGTGGTGCTCGTGG GCTGTGTGCCTTTCCTAGAGCAGCCAGCGGCCGCTTTTGTGCGACTGAGTGAGGCTGTACTGTTGGAGTCTGTGCTTGAGGTCCCGGTGCCGGTTCGCTTCCTCTTCGTGATGCTGGGTCCCCGCCACACCAGCACTGACTACCATGAGCTTGGGCGCTCCATTGCCACCCTCATGTCTGACAAG CTGTTTCATGAGGCTGCCTACCAAGCAGACGACCGGCAGGACCTCCTGAGTGCCATCAGCGAGTTCCTGGACGGCAGCATCGTGATTCCCCCGTCGGAGGTGGAGGGCCGGGACCTGCTACGCTCCGTGGCGGCCTTCCAGCGAGAGCTGCTGAGAAAGCGACGGGAACGCGAACAGACCAAAGTGGACATGACCACCCGGGGAGGCTTTGTGGCCCCTGGGAAAG AGCTGTCAGTGGACTTGGGGGGCTCCGAGGCAACCCCTGAAGATGACCCCCTGCTGCGGACTGGCTCAGTATTTGGGGGGCTTATCCGGGATGTGAAGCGCCGGTACCCGTACTACCCGAGTGACCTGCGCGACGCCCTGCACACCCAGTGCGTGGCAGCCGTGCTCTTCATCTACTTTGCTGCCCTCAGCCCTGCCATCACCTTTGGGGGGCTGCTAG GCGAGAAGACGGAGGGGTTGATGGGTGTGTCCGAGCTCATCGTGTCCACGGCTGTGCTTGGaatcctcttctctctgctgggGGCCCAGCCACTGCTTGTGGTTGGCTTCTCAGGGCCTCTGCTGGTCTTCGAAGAAGCCTTCTTCAAG TTTTGCCAAGCCCAGGACCTGGAATACCTCACCGGCCGGGTGTGGGTTGGCCTCTGGCTGGTGGTCTTCGTCCTTGCCCTGGTGGCCGCTGAGGGCAGCTTCCTGGTTCGCTACATCTCGCCTTTCACCCAGGAGATCTTTGCCTTCCTGATCTCTCTCATTTTCATCTATGAGACCTTCCATAAGCTGTACAAG GTGTTCATGGAGCACCCACTGCTGCCATTCTACCCCCCTGAGGGGGCACTGGAGGCTGGACCGGACCTGAATGGGAGCGCTTTGTCCCCAACTGAGGGGTCGCCAGGCCCGAGGAACCAGCCCAACACGGCTCTGCTGTCCCTCATCCTCATGCTCGGGACCTTTCTCATTGCCTTCTTCCTACGCAAGTTCAGGAACAGCCGCTTCCTGGGCGGCAAG GCTCGCCGCATCATTGGCGATTTCGGCATCCCCATCTCCATTCTGGTGATGGTCCTGGTGGATTACTCCATTACAGACACCTACACACAG AAGCTGACCGTGCCCACGGGGCTCTCGGTGACCTCCCCCCATAAGCGTACATGGTTCATCCCACCCCTGGGCAGTGCCCGTCCTTTTCCGCCCTGGATGATGGTGGCAGCCTCTGTCCCCGCCCTCCTGGTCCTCATCCTGATCTTCATGGAGACACAAATCACTGC GCTCATTGTCAGCCAGAAGGCGCGGAGGCTGCTCAAAGGCTCCGGCTTCCACCTGGACCTGCTGCTGATTGGCTCCCTGGGCGGGCTCTGCGGGCTGTTTGGGTTGCCCTGGCTCACAGCCGCCACCGTCCGCTCAGTCACCCACGTCAACGCCCTGACTGTTATGCGCACTGCCATTGCGCCTGGCGACAAGCCCCAGATCCAGGAGGTGCGGGAGCAGCGGGTCACCGGAGTGCTCATTGCCAGCCTCGTGG gcctGTCCATTGTCATGGGGTCTGTGCTGCGCCGGATCCCATTGGCCGTGCTCTTTGGGATTTTCCTGTACATGGGGGTCACGTCACTGTCCGGTATCCAGCTGTCCCAGCGTCTGTTGCTCATCTTTATGCCAGCAAAACACCATCCTGAGCAGCCCTACGTGACCAAG GTGAAGACGTGGCGGATGCACCTGTTCACTTGCATCCAGCTGGGCTGCATCGCACTGCTCTGGGTGGTCAAGTCCACGGCGGCCTCACTCGCCTTTCCCTTCCTGCTGCTGCTCACAGTGCCTCTGAGGCGTTGCCTTCTGCCCCGGCTCTTCCAGGACAGGGAACTGCAGGCG CTGGACTCGGAAGATGCTGAACCAAACTTCGATGAGGATGGCCAGGACGAGTACAATGAGCTCCACATGCCTGTGTGA
- the SLC4A3 gene encoding anion exchange protein 3 isoform X1: MANGVIPPPGGASPLPQVRVPLEEPPLSPDVEEEDDDLGKTLAVSRFGDLISKPPAWDPEKPSRSYSERDFEFHRHTSHHTHHPLSVRLPPPHKLRRLPPASARQTRRKRKKEKTSAAPSVGTPPIQEEAGAGMEEEEEEEEEEEEEGESEAEPVGPPSSGSPQKAKFSIGSDEDDSPSLSGRAAFTKPLPSRGSCFDKSPQHSVSSPSPRARASRVNGEKSRPWSPSASYDLRERLCPGSALGSLGGPEQQVPTDEAEAQMLGSADLDDMKSHRLEDNPGMRRHLVKKPSRTQGGRGSPGSTAPILRRKKKKKKLDRRPHEVFVELNELMLDRSQEPHWRETARWIKFEEDVEEETERWGKPHVASLSFRSLLELRRTIAHGAALLDLEQTTLPGIAHLVVETMIVSDQIRPEDRASVLRTLLLKHSHPNDDKDSGFFPRNTSSSSVNSVLGNHHPTPSHGPDGAVPTMADDLGEPAPLWPHDPDAKEKPLHVPGGDGHRGKSLKLLEKIPEDAEATVVLVGCVPFLEQPAAAFVRLSEAVLLESVLEVPVPVRFLFVMLGPRHTSTDYHELGRSIATLMSDKLFHEAAYQADDRQDLLSAISEFLDGSIVIPPSEVEGRDLLRSVAAFQRELLRKRREREQTKVDMTTRGGFVAPGKELSVDLGGSEATPEDDPLLRTGSVFGGLIRDVKRRYPYYPSDLRDALHTQCVAAVLFIYFAALSPAITFGGLLGEKTEGLMGVSELIVSTAVLGILFSLLGAQPLLVVGFSGPLLVFEEAFFKFCQAQDLEYLTGRVWVGLWLVVFVLALVAAEGSFLVRYISPFTQEIFAFLISLIFIYETFHKLYKVFMEHPLLPFYPPEGALEAGPDLNGSALSPTEGSPGPRNQPNTALLSLILMLGTFLIAFFLRKFRNSRFLGGKARRIIGDFGIPISILVMVLVDYSITDTYTQKLTVPTGLSVTSPHKRTWFIPPLGSARPFPPWMMVAASVPALLVLILIFMETQITALIVSQKARRLLKGSGFHLDLLLIGSLGGLCGLFGLPWLTAATVRSVTHVNALTVMRTAIAPGDKPQIQEVREQRVTGVLIASLVGLSIVMGSVLRRIPLAVLFGIFLYMGVTSLSGIQLSQRLLLIFMPAKHHPEQPYVTKVKTWRMHLFTCIQLGCIALLWVVKSTAASLAFPFLLLLTVPLRRCLLPRLFQDRELQALDSEDAEPNFDEDGQDEYNELHMPV, encoded by the exons ATGGCCAACGGAGTGATCCCGCCGCCCGGGGGCGCCTCCCCCCTACCCCAG GTCCGGGTGCCCTTGGAGGAGCCCCCTCTGAGTCCAGACGTGGAGGAGGAGGATGATGACTTGGGCAAGACCTTGGCTGTGAGCAGGTTTGGGGATCTCATCAGCAAGCCCCCAGCCTGGGACCCTGAGAAGCCCAGCCGCAGCTACAGCGAGCGAGACTTTGAGT TTCACCGGCACACATCCCACCACACCCACCACCCGCTCTCGGTGCGCCTGCCTCCGCCCCACAAGCTGCGGCGACTGCCCCCCGCCTCTGCCCGGCAaaccaggaggaagaggaagaaggagaaaaccTCTGCTGCCCCCTCTGTGGGGACCCCTCCTATTCAGGAGGAGGCGGGAGCcgggatggaggaggaggaagaggaggaggaagaagaggaggaggaaggggaatcTGAGGCCGAGCCTGTGGGGCCCCCATCCTCAGGGTCCCCACAGAAAGCAAAG TTTTCCATTGGAAGTGACGAGGATGACAGCCCCAGCCTCTCGGGGAGGGCTGCTTTCACcaagcccctgccctccaggggctcTTGCTTTGACAAGAGCCCCCAGCACTCCGTCAG CTCTCCCAGCCCCCGGGCCCGGGCCTCCAGAGTCAATGGGGAGAAGAGCCGTCCCTGGAGCCCATCAGCCAGCTATGATCTGCGGGAGCGACTATGCCCAGGCAGTGCCCTGGGCAGCCTAGGTGGCCCAGAGCAGCAGGTGCCCACTGATGAGGCAGAGGCCCAGATGCTGGGCTCCGCAGACCTGGACGACATGAAGA GTCACCGGCTGGAGGACAACCCTGGCATGCGGCGGCACCTAGTGAAGAAGCCATCTCGGACACAGGGCGGGAGGGGCAGTCCTGGCAGCACGGCTCCCATCCTGcgcaggaagaagaagaagaaaaagctggACCGGAGGCCTCACGAG GTGTTCGTGGAGCTGAATGAGCTGATGCTGGACCGCAGCCAGGAGCCCCACTGGCGGGAGACGGCCCGTTGGATCAAGTTTGAAGAGGAtgtggaggaagagacagagcgCTGGGGGAAGCCCCACGTGGCCTCCCTGTCCTTCCGCAGCCTCCTGGAACTCAGGAGGACCATTGCCCATG GAGCTGCACTCCTGGACCTGGAGCAGACCACTCTGCCAGGCATTGCACATCTTGTGGTGGAGACCATGATTGTGTCCGACCAGATCCGGCCAGAGGACAGGGCCAGTGTCCTGCGTACCCTGCTATTGAAGCACAG cCATCCCAACGATGACAAGGACAGCGGCTTCTTTCCCCGCAACACGTCCAGCTCCAGCGTGAACTCAGTCCTGGGCAATCACCACCCCACCCCGAGCCACGGCCCTGATGGGGCGGTTCCTACCATGGCCGATGACCTGGGGGAGCCAGCCCCACTCTGGCCTCATGATCCGGATGCTAAGGAG AAGCCCCTGCACGTGCCTGGGGGAGACGGTCACCGGGGGAAAAGCCTGAAGCTGCTGGAGAAGATCCCTGAAGACGCGGAGGCTACTGTGGTGCTCGTGG GCTGTGTGCCTTTCCTAGAGCAGCCAGCGGCCGCTTTTGTGCGACTGAGTGAGGCTGTACTGTTGGAGTCTGTGCTTGAGGTCCCGGTGCCGGTTCGCTTCCTCTTCGTGATGCTGGGTCCCCGCCACACCAGCACTGACTACCATGAGCTTGGGCGCTCCATTGCCACCCTCATGTCTGACAAG CTGTTTCATGAGGCTGCCTACCAAGCAGACGACCGGCAGGACCTCCTGAGTGCCATCAGCGAGTTCCTGGACGGCAGCATCGTGATTCCCCCGTCGGAGGTGGAGGGCCGGGACCTGCTACGCTCCGTGGCGGCCTTCCAGCGAGAGCTGCTGAGAAAGCGACGGGAACGCGAACAGACCAAAGTGGACATGACCACCCGGGGAGGCTTTGTGGCCCCTGGGAAAG AGCTGTCAGTGGACTTGGGGGGCTCCGAGGCAACCCCTGAAGATGACCCCCTGCTGCGGACTGGCTCAGTATTTGGGGGGCTTATCCGGGATGTGAAGCGCCGGTACCCGTACTACCCGAGTGACCTGCGCGACGCCCTGCACACCCAGTGCGTGGCAGCCGTGCTCTTCATCTACTTTGCTGCCCTCAGCCCTGCCATCACCTTTGGGGGGCTGCTAG GCGAGAAGACGGAGGGGTTGATGGGTGTGTCCGAGCTCATCGTGTCCACGGCTGTGCTTGGaatcctcttctctctgctgggGGCCCAGCCACTGCTTGTGGTTGGCTTCTCAGGGCCTCTGCTGGTCTTCGAAGAAGCCTTCTTCAAG TTTTGCCAAGCCCAGGACCTGGAATACCTCACCGGCCGGGTGTGGGTTGGCCTCTGGCTGGTGGTCTTCGTCCTTGCCCTGGTGGCCGCTGAGGGCAGCTTCCTGGTTCGCTACATCTCGCCTTTCACCCAGGAGATCTTTGCCTTCCTGATCTCTCTCATTTTCATCTATGAGACCTTCCATAAGCTGTACAAG GTGTTCATGGAGCACCCACTGCTGCCATTCTACCCCCCTGAGGGGGCACTGGAGGCTGGACCGGACCTGAATGGGAGCGCTTTGTCCCCAACTGAGGGGTCGCCAGGCCCGAGGAACCAGCCCAACACGGCTCTGCTGTCCCTCATCCTCATGCTCGGGACCTTTCTCATTGCCTTCTTCCTACGCAAGTTCAGGAACAGCCGCTTCCTGGGCGGCAAG GCTCGCCGCATCATTGGCGATTTCGGCATCCCCATCTCCATTCTGGTGATGGTCCTGGTGGATTACTCCATTACAGACACCTACACACAG AAGCTGACCGTGCCCACGGGGCTCTCGGTGACCTCCCCCCATAAGCGTACATGGTTCATCCCACCCCTGGGCAGTGCCCGTCCTTTTCCGCCCTGGATGATGGTGGCAGCCTCTGTCCCCGCCCTCCTGGTCCTCATCCTGATCTTCATGGAGACACAAATCACTGC GCTCATTGTCAGCCAGAAGGCGCGGAGGCTGCTCAAAGGCTCCGGCTTCCACCTGGACCTGCTGCTGATTGGCTCCCTGGGCGGGCTCTGCGGGCTGTTTGGGTTGCCCTGGCTCACAGCCGCCACCGTCCGCTCAGTCACCCACGTCAACGCCCTGACTGTTATGCGCACTGCCATTGCGCCTGGCGACAAGCCCCAGATCCAGGAGGTGCGGGAGCAGCGGGTCACCGGAGTGCTCATTGCCAGCCTCGTGG gcctGTCCATTGTCATGGGGTCTGTGCTGCGCCGGATCCCATTGGCCGTGCTCTTTGGGATTTTCCTGTACATGGGGGTCACGTCACTGTCCGGTATCCAGCTGTCCCAGCGTCTGTTGCTCATCTTTATGCCAGCAAAACACCATCCTGAGCAGCCCTACGTGACCAAG GTGAAGACGTGGCGGATGCACCTGTTCACTTGCATCCAGCTGGGCTGCATCGCACTGCTCTGGGTGGTCAAGTCCACGGCGGCCTCACTCGCCTTTCCCTTCCTGCTGCTGCTCACAGTGCCTCTGAGGCGTTGCCTTCTGCCCCGGCTCTTCCAGGACAGGGAACTGCAGGCG CTGGACTCGGAAGATGCTGAACCAAACTTCGATGAGGATGGCCAGGACGAGTACAATGAGCTCCACATGCCTGTGTGA
- the SLC4A3 gene encoding anion exchange protein 3 isoform X2: MANGVIPPPGGASPLPQVRVPLEEPPLSPDVEEEDDDLGKTLAVSRFGDLISKPPAWDPEKPSRSYSERDFEFHRHTSHHTHHPLSVRLPPPHKLRRLPPASARQTRRKRKKEKTSAAPSVGTPPIQEEAGAGMEEEEEEEEEEEEEGESEAEPVGPPSSGSPQKAKFSIGSDEDDSPSLSGRAAFTKPLPSRGSCFDKSPQHSVSSPSPRARASRVNGEKSRPWSPSASYDLRERLCPGSALGSLGGPEQQVPTDEAEAQMLGSADLDDMKSHRLEDNPGMRRHLVKKPSRTQGGRGSPGSTAPILRRKKKKKKLDRRPHEVFVELNELMLDRSQEPHWRETARWIKFEEDVEEETERWGKPHVASLSFRSLLELRRTIAHGAALLDLEQTTLPGIAHLVVETMIVSDQIRPEDRASVLRTLLLKHSHPNDDKDSGFFPRNTSSSSVNSVLGNHHPTPSHGPDGAVPTMADDLGEPAPLWPHDPDAKEKPLHVPGGDGHRGKSLKLLEKIPEDAEATVVLVGCVPFLEQPAAAFVRLSEAVLLESVLEVPVPVRFLFVMLGPRHTSTDYHELGRSIATLMSDKLFHEAAYQADDRQDLLSAISEFLDGSIVIPPSEVEGRDLLRSVAAFQRELLRKRREREQTKVDMTTRGGFVAPGKELSVDLGGSEATPEDDPLLRTGSVFGGLIRDVKRRYPYYPSDLRDALHTQCVAAVLFIYFAALSPAITFGGLLGEKTEGLMGVSELIVSTAVLGILFSLLGAQPLLVVGFSGPLLVFEEAFFKVFMEHPLLPFYPPEGALEAGPDLNGSALSPTEGSPGPRNQPNTALLSLILMLGTFLIAFFLRKFRNSRFLGGKARRIIGDFGIPISILVMVLVDYSITDTYTQKLTVPTGLSVTSPHKRTWFIPPLGSARPFPPWMMVAASVPALLVLILIFMETQITALIVSQKARRLLKGSGFHLDLLLIGSLGGLCGLFGLPWLTAATVRSVTHVNALTVMRTAIAPGDKPQIQEVREQRVTGVLIASLVGLSIVMGSVLRRIPLAVLFGIFLYMGVTSLSGIQLSQRLLLIFMPAKHHPEQPYVTKVKTWRMHLFTCIQLGCIALLWVVKSTAASLAFPFLLLLTVPLRRCLLPRLFQDRELQALDSEDAEPNFDEDGQDEYNELHMPV, translated from the exons ATGGCCAACGGAGTGATCCCGCCGCCCGGGGGCGCCTCCCCCCTACCCCAG GTCCGGGTGCCCTTGGAGGAGCCCCCTCTGAGTCCAGACGTGGAGGAGGAGGATGATGACTTGGGCAAGACCTTGGCTGTGAGCAGGTTTGGGGATCTCATCAGCAAGCCCCCAGCCTGGGACCCTGAGAAGCCCAGCCGCAGCTACAGCGAGCGAGACTTTGAGT TTCACCGGCACACATCCCACCACACCCACCACCCGCTCTCGGTGCGCCTGCCTCCGCCCCACAAGCTGCGGCGACTGCCCCCCGCCTCTGCCCGGCAaaccaggaggaagaggaagaaggagaaaaccTCTGCTGCCCCCTCTGTGGGGACCCCTCCTATTCAGGAGGAGGCGGGAGCcgggatggaggaggaggaagaggaggaggaagaagaggaggaggaaggggaatcTGAGGCCGAGCCTGTGGGGCCCCCATCCTCAGGGTCCCCACAGAAAGCAAAG TTTTCCATTGGAAGTGACGAGGATGACAGCCCCAGCCTCTCGGGGAGGGCTGCTTTCACcaagcccctgccctccaggggctcTTGCTTTGACAAGAGCCCCCAGCACTCCGTCAG CTCTCCCAGCCCCCGGGCCCGGGCCTCCAGAGTCAATGGGGAGAAGAGCCGTCCCTGGAGCCCATCAGCCAGCTATGATCTGCGGGAGCGACTATGCCCAGGCAGTGCCCTGGGCAGCCTAGGTGGCCCAGAGCAGCAGGTGCCCACTGATGAGGCAGAGGCCCAGATGCTGGGCTCCGCAGACCTGGACGACATGAAGA GTCACCGGCTGGAGGACAACCCTGGCATGCGGCGGCACCTAGTGAAGAAGCCATCTCGGACACAGGGCGGGAGGGGCAGTCCTGGCAGCACGGCTCCCATCCTGcgcaggaagaagaagaagaaaaagctggACCGGAGGCCTCACGAG GTGTTCGTGGAGCTGAATGAGCTGATGCTGGACCGCAGCCAGGAGCCCCACTGGCGGGAGACGGCCCGTTGGATCAAGTTTGAAGAGGAtgtggaggaagagacagagcgCTGGGGGAAGCCCCACGTGGCCTCCCTGTCCTTCCGCAGCCTCCTGGAACTCAGGAGGACCATTGCCCATG GAGCTGCACTCCTGGACCTGGAGCAGACCACTCTGCCAGGCATTGCACATCTTGTGGTGGAGACCATGATTGTGTCCGACCAGATCCGGCCAGAGGACAGGGCCAGTGTCCTGCGTACCCTGCTATTGAAGCACAG cCATCCCAACGATGACAAGGACAGCGGCTTCTTTCCCCGCAACACGTCCAGCTCCAGCGTGAACTCAGTCCTGGGCAATCACCACCCCACCCCGAGCCACGGCCCTGATGGGGCGGTTCCTACCATGGCCGATGACCTGGGGGAGCCAGCCCCACTCTGGCCTCATGATCCGGATGCTAAGGAG AAGCCCCTGCACGTGCCTGGGGGAGACGGTCACCGGGGGAAAAGCCTGAAGCTGCTGGAGAAGATCCCTGAAGACGCGGAGGCTACTGTGGTGCTCGTGG GCTGTGTGCCTTTCCTAGAGCAGCCAGCGGCCGCTTTTGTGCGACTGAGTGAGGCTGTACTGTTGGAGTCTGTGCTTGAGGTCCCGGTGCCGGTTCGCTTCCTCTTCGTGATGCTGGGTCCCCGCCACACCAGCACTGACTACCATGAGCTTGGGCGCTCCATTGCCACCCTCATGTCTGACAAG CTGTTTCATGAGGCTGCCTACCAAGCAGACGACCGGCAGGACCTCCTGAGTGCCATCAGCGAGTTCCTGGACGGCAGCATCGTGATTCCCCCGTCGGAGGTGGAGGGCCGGGACCTGCTACGCTCCGTGGCGGCCTTCCAGCGAGAGCTGCTGAGAAAGCGACGGGAACGCGAACAGACCAAAGTGGACATGACCACCCGGGGAGGCTTTGTGGCCCCTGGGAAAG AGCTGTCAGTGGACTTGGGGGGCTCCGAGGCAACCCCTGAAGATGACCCCCTGCTGCGGACTGGCTCAGTATTTGGGGGGCTTATCCGGGATGTGAAGCGCCGGTACCCGTACTACCCGAGTGACCTGCGCGACGCCCTGCACACCCAGTGCGTGGCAGCCGTGCTCTTCATCTACTTTGCTGCCCTCAGCCCTGCCATCACCTTTGGGGGGCTGCTAG GCGAGAAGACGGAGGGGTTGATGGGTGTGTCCGAGCTCATCGTGTCCACGGCTGTGCTTGGaatcctcttctctctgctgggGGCCCAGCCACTGCTTGTGGTTGGCTTCTCAGGGCCTCTGCTGGTCTTCGAAGAAGCCTTCTTCAAG GTGTTCATGGAGCACCCACTGCTGCCATTCTACCCCCCTGAGGGGGCACTGGAGGCTGGACCGGACCTGAATGGGAGCGCTTTGTCCCCAACTGAGGGGTCGCCAGGCCCGAGGAACCAGCCCAACACGGCTCTGCTGTCCCTCATCCTCATGCTCGGGACCTTTCTCATTGCCTTCTTCCTACGCAAGTTCAGGAACAGCCGCTTCCTGGGCGGCAAG GCTCGCCGCATCATTGGCGATTTCGGCATCCCCATCTCCATTCTGGTGATGGTCCTGGTGGATTACTCCATTACAGACACCTACACACAG AAGCTGACCGTGCCCACGGGGCTCTCGGTGACCTCCCCCCATAAGCGTACATGGTTCATCCCACCCCTGGGCAGTGCCCGTCCTTTTCCGCCCTGGATGATGGTGGCAGCCTCTGTCCCCGCCCTCCTGGTCCTCATCCTGATCTTCATGGAGACACAAATCACTGC GCTCATTGTCAGCCAGAAGGCGCGGAGGCTGCTCAAAGGCTCCGGCTTCCACCTGGACCTGCTGCTGATTGGCTCCCTGGGCGGGCTCTGCGGGCTGTTTGGGTTGCCCTGGCTCACAGCCGCCACCGTCCGCTCAGTCACCCACGTCAACGCCCTGACTGTTATGCGCACTGCCATTGCGCCTGGCGACAAGCCCCAGATCCAGGAGGTGCGGGAGCAGCGGGTCACCGGAGTGCTCATTGCCAGCCTCGTGG gcctGTCCATTGTCATGGGGTCTGTGCTGCGCCGGATCCCATTGGCCGTGCTCTTTGGGATTTTCCTGTACATGGGGGTCACGTCACTGTCCGGTATCCAGCTGTCCCAGCGTCTGTTGCTCATCTTTATGCCAGCAAAACACCATCCTGAGCAGCCCTACGTGACCAAG GTGAAGACGTGGCGGATGCACCTGTTCACTTGCATCCAGCTGGGCTGCATCGCACTGCTCTGGGTGGTCAAGTCCACGGCGGCCTCACTCGCCTTTCCCTTCCTGCTGCTGCTCACAGTGCCTCTGAGGCGTTGCCTTCTGCCCCGGCTCTTCCAGGACAGGGAACTGCAGGCG CTGGACTCGGAAGATGCTGAACCAAACTTCGATGAGGATGGCCAGGACGAGTACAATGAGCTCCACATGCCTGTGTGA